Proteins from a genomic interval of Danio rerio strain Tuebingen ecotype United States chromosome 4, GRCz12tu, whole genome shotgun sequence:
- the LOC108183924 gene encoding uncharacterized protein isoform X2 produces the protein MAFIKEESEDVKIEETFTVKQEDLQEQTDRIEENEGSKEEEHHVKIEEKTHLQTDGILKRRDKNRFTCTQCGRSFGRKGHLKIHMMIHTGEKPFTCTQCGKSFSCSSYLNLHMWIHTGEQPFTCTQCGKSFNRSSTLNKHMKIHTGEKPFTCTQCGRSFNRSSHLNDHMKIHTGEKPFTCTQCGKSFSQSSYLNKHMRIHTREKPFTCTQCGKSFNQSSHLNKHMKIHTGEKPFTCTQCGKSFNQLSHLNSHMKIHTGEKPFTCTQCGKSFRQSSSLNRHIMSHTGEKPFMSNHLV, from the exons atggcgtttattaaagaggagagtgaagatgtgaagattgaagaaacattcacagtcaaacaggaggatctgcaggaacaaacag accgaattgaagagaatgaggggagtaaagaggaggaacatcatgtcaaaattgaggaaaaaactcatttacagactgatggcattttgaaaaggagagacaagaatcgtttcacctgcactcaatgTGGAaggagttttggaagaaaag gccatcttaagattcacatgatgatccacactggagagaaaccattcacatgcactcagtgtgggaagagtttcagctgctcaTCATACCTTAACCTTCACATgtggatccacactggagagcaaccattcacatgcactcagtgtgggaagagtttcaaccgatcatcaacccttaataaacacatgaaaatccacactggagagaaaccattcacatgcactcagtgtgggaggagtttcaacagatcatcacaccttaacgatcacatgaaaatccacactggagagaaaccattcacatgcactcagtgtgggaagagtttcagccaatcatcataccttaataaacacatgaggatccacactagagagaaaccattcacatgcacccagtgtgggaaaagtttcaaCCAATcgtcacaccttaataaacacatgaaaatccacacaggagagaaaccattcacatgcactcagtgtgggaagagtttcaaccaattgTCACACCTTAACAGtcacatgaaaatccacactggagagaaaccattcacatgcactcagtgtggaaagagtttccgccaatcatcatcccttaatcgacacatcatgagccacactggagagaaaccattcatgtcgaatcatcttgtttaa
- the LOC108183924 gene encoding uncharacterized protein isoform X1 produces MAFIKEESEDVKIEETFTVKQEDLQEQTDRIEENEGSKEEEHHVKIEEKTHLQTDGILKRRDKNRFTCTQCGRSFGRKGDLKIHMRIHTGEKPFTCTQCGKSFGRKGHLKIHMMIHTGEKPFTCTQCGKSFSCSSYLNLHMWIHTGEQPFTCTQCGKSFNRSSTLNKHMKIHTGEKPFTCTQCGRSFNRSSHLNDHMKIHTGEKPFTCTQCGKSFSQSSYLNKHMRIHTREKPFTCTQCGKSFNQSSHLNKHMKIHTGEKPFTCTQCGKSFNQLSHLNSHMKIHTGEKPFTCTQCGKSFRQSSSLNRHIMSHTGEKPFMSNHLV; encoded by the exons atggcgtttattaaagaggagagtgaagatgtgaagattgaagaaacattcacagtcaaacaggaggatctgcaggaacaaacag accgaattgaagagaatgaggggagtaaagaggaggaacatcatgtcaaaattgaggaaaaaactcatttacagactgatggcattttgaaaaggagagacaagaatcgtttcacctgcactcaatgTGGAaggagttttggaagaaaaggcgatcttaagattcacatgaggatccacactggagagaaaccattcacatgcactcagtgtggaaagagttttggaagaaaaggccatcttaagattcacatgatgatccacactggagagaaaccattcacatgcactcagtgtgggaagagtttcagctgctcaTCATACCTTAACCTTCACATgtggatccacactggagagcaaccattcacatgcactcagtgtgggaagagtttcaaccgatcatcaacccttaataaacacatgaaaatccacactggagagaaaccattcacatgcactcagtgtgggaggagtttcaacagatcatcacaccttaacgatcacatgaaaatccacactggagagaaaccattcacatgcactcagtgtgggaagagtttcagccaatcatcataccttaataaacacatgaggatccacactagagagaaaccattcacatgcacccagtgtgggaaaagtttcaaCCAATcgtcacaccttaataaacacatgaaaatccacacaggagagaaaccattcacatgcactcagtgtgggaagagtttcaaccaattgTCACACCTTAACAGtcacatgaaaatccacactggagagaaaccattcacatgcactcagtgtggaaagagtttccgccaatcatcatcccttaatcgacacatcatgagccacactggagagaaaccattcatgtcgaatcatcttgtttaa
- the LOC108183924 gene encoding uncharacterized protein isoform X3: protein MKTYFIYLFISDRIEENEGSKEEEHHVKIEEKTHLQTDGILKRRDKNRFTCTQCGRSFGRKGDLKIHMRIHTGEKPFTCTQCGKSFGRKGHLKIHMMIHTGEKPFTCTQCGKSFSCSSYLNLHMWIHTGEQPFTCTQCGKSFNRSSTLNKHMKIHTGEKPFTCTQCGRSFNRSSHLNDHMKIHTGEKPFTCTQCGKSFSQSSYLNKHMRIHTREKPFTCTQCGKSFNQSSHLNKHMKIHTGEKPFTCTQCGKSFNQLSHLNSHMKIHTGEKPFTCTQCGKSFRQSSSLNRHIMSHTGEKPFMSNHLV from the coding sequence atgaaaacttattttatttatttatttatttcagaccgaattgaagagaatgaggggagtaaagaggaggaacatcatgtcaaaattgaggaaaaaactcatttacagactgatggcattttgaaaaggagagacaagaatcgtttcacctgcactcaatgTGGAaggagttttggaagaaaaggcgatcttaagattcacatgaggatccacactggagagaaaccattcacatgcactcagtgtggaaagagttttggaagaaaaggccatcttaagattcacatgatgatccacactggagagaaaccattcacatgcactcagtgtgggaagagtttcagctgctcaTCATACCTTAACCTTCACATgtggatccacactggagagcaaccattcacatgcactcagtgtgggaagagtttcaaccgatcatcaacccttaataaacacatgaaaatccacactggagagaaaccattcacatgcactcagtgtgggaggagtttcaacagatcatcacaccttaacgatcacatgaaaatccacactggagagaaaccattcacatgcactcagtgtgggaagagtttcagccaatcatcataccttaataaacacatgaggatccacactagagagaaaccattcacatgcacccagtgtgggaaaagtttcaaCCAATcgtcacaccttaataaacacatgaaaatccacacaggagagaaaccattcacatgcactcagtgtgggaagagtttcaaccaattgTCACACCTTAACAGtcacatgaaaatccacactggagagaaaccattcacatgcactcagtgtggaaagagtttccgccaatcatcatcccttaatcgacacatcatgagccacactggagagaaaccattcatgtcgaatcatcttgtttaa